A single region of the Epinephelus moara isolate mb chromosome 16, YSFRI_EMoa_1.0, whole genome shotgun sequence genome encodes:
- the LOC126403157 gene encoding fas apoptotic inhibitory molecule 1-like, which yields MLGGDLVAVWDVALSDGVYRIEFAHGTTTGKRIVYVNGQEVIRKDWLFKLVGKETFTVGSSNTKATINIEAVSGFAYEYTLEVDGKSLQKFIDNRAKTSKTWLLKVDGDDCRVVLEKDTMDVWCNGQKMDTMGEFVDDGTETHFMLGEHECCIKAASGGKKKSGIVHYLLLDGEKIPATTQ from the exons ATGCTGGGCGGAGATCTGGTGGCGGTGTGGGACGTGGCGCTGAGCGACGGTGTTTATAGGATCGAGTTCGCTCATGGCACCACCACGGGGAAACGCATCGTGTACGTCAACGGACAG GAAGTCATCAGGAAGGACTGGCTGTTTAAGCTGGTGGGGAAGGAAACCTTCACGGTGGGGAGCTCCAACACCAAAGCCACCATAAACATCGAGGCAGTCAGCGGCTTCGCCTACGAGTACACGCTGGAGGTCGACGGCAAGAGTCTGCAGAAGTTCATCGACAACAGAGCCAAGACGTCCAAGACCTGGCTGCTCAAGGTGGACGGAGACGACTGCCGAGTCGTCCTGG AAAAGGACACGATGGACGTTTGGTGCAACGGACAGAAAATGGACACAATG GGAGAGTTTGTGGACGACGGCACAGAGACGCACTTCATGTTGGGGGAACACGAGTGCTGCATCAAGGCGGCGAGCGGTGGGAAGAAGAAGAGCGGCATTGTGCACTATTTACTGCTGGACGGAGAGAAAATACCAGCGACGACACAATGA